From one Odontesthes bonariensis isolate fOdoBon6 chromosome 14, fOdoBon6.hap1, whole genome shotgun sequence genomic stretch:
- the col6a2 gene encoding collagen alpha-2(VI) chain, whose product MLRLEAVVFFLLFGALTHAQNAECNQTNECPIEVYFTIDTSETVALQESPPGALVESIKVFTEQFVEKLKDEKLNGVVQISWKIGGLHFSETQKVFSSIGPKDNFIKELRKIVYLGKGTHTDCAIKRTSEEMQLSASVSKVLRFAVVITDGHVTANPCGGIKMTAEEARDKGIRIFVVAASTNIEKTGLMDIASSPASVFRDNFMAVDLSQGRATIHTLTMDRIIKSMKHLAYTECYKVSCLERKGHPGPKGHRGQKGTKGDIGSGGIKGEKGRSGDPGIEGPIGQPGTKGEPGLKGDKGEIGTQGRRGEAGIPGRNGTDGQKGKIGRIGAPGCKGDSGDSGPDGHPGDFGERGPPGTAGEKGDPGRAGRPGSPGSAGDVGPKGERGSPGSPGFPGPKGNAGPSGIPGAKGELGRRGDYGQKGSQGPDGGKGEKGEMGQEGPRGFSGEIGNKGPKGENGLQGPRGPPGATGEPGRNGTRGDPGDAGPRGDPGSLGPNGDPGRPGFSYPGSRGQPGDRGEKGNRGPRGSRGDCGKKGPSGNKGTPGESGEPGSMGEPGDRGPAGDPGRKGGPGPEGDPGLTECDVMNYVRETCGCCDCEKRCGPLDIVFVIDSSESVGLTNFTLEKNFVINTINRLGSFANDPGSELGTRVGVVQYSHNGTFQAILPNDPRINSLTAFKEAVKRLDWIAGGTWTPSALKFAYDTLIRDTRRAKANVTVVVLTDGRFDPRDDENLLNYLCRRPGIDVNAIGIGDMFEQMEENESLKSIACNQDSKVLKMKRFVDLVAEEFIDKIETVLCPDPTIVCPDLPCKSEPAVASCVQRPVDVVFLLDGSERMGQENHRRAKEFVEKVAQHLILANGPSDERNARLALLQYGSTAEHKVEFELTHDLTVILDSLAAMNYLESSSALGSAIIQTVNNVVINKVRRSAEVAFVFISDGTTGGDQLDEGVTAMRRAGGVPTVISMGSDANEEVLRKLALGDMSAIFKGADYTMLNTPSFFERFIRWIC is encoded by the exons atgctACGGTTGGAGGCCGTtgtgttctttcttctttttggaGCCCTGACTCATGCACAGAATGCAGAGTGCAACC AGACCAATGAGTGTCCCATAGAGGTGTACTTCACTATAGATACGTCTGAGACCGTTGCCCTGCAGGAGTCGCCACCTGGAGCACTGGTGGAGAGCATCAAG GTTTTCACAGAGCAGTTTGTAGAGAAACTGAAAGATGAAAAACTTAACGGGGTCGTACAGATCAGCTGGAAAATCGGTGGTCTGCACTTCTCTGAgacacaaaaagttttcagcagCATTGGACCAAAGGATAATTTCATTAAG GAACTCAGGAAAATCGTTTATCTGGGCAAGGGCACCCACACTGATTGTGCCATCAAAAGAACATCCGAGGAGATGCAGCTCTCAGCGTCAGTCTCCAAAGTTCTCCGCTTTGCTGTGGTCATCACCGATGGCCATGTGACTGCAAACCCATGTGGGGGTATTAAgatgacagcagaggaagctcggGACAAGGGCATCCGAATCTTTGTTGTGGCAGCGTCGACGAACATTGAGAAGACGGGTTTGATGGACATTGCCAGCTCGCCAGCTTCAGTCTTTAGGGATAACTTCATGGCTGTGGATCTTAGCCAAGGCAGAGCCACTATACATACATTGACCATGGATCGGATCATCAAGAGCATG AAACATCTGGCATATACAGAG TGTTACAAGGTTTCCTGTCTGGAGAGAAAAGGGCACCCTGGTCCAAAAGGCCACAGAGGACAGAAA GGAACTAAAGGAGACATCGGCTCAGGAGGAATAAAAGGAGAAAAGGGTCGCTCTGGTGACCCCGGTATTGAAGGTCCTATCGGTCAGCCTGGTACCAAA GGAGAACCAGGTCTGAAAGGCGACAAG GGAGAGATTGGCACTCAGGGGAGAAGG GGTGAGGCGGGTATTCCAGGACGTAATGGAACGGACGGACAGAAG GGTAAAATTGGACGGATTGGTGCTCCCGGCTGCAAAGGAGACTCAGGCGACAGT GGTCCTGATGGTCATCCTGGAGACTTTGGTGAACGTGGTCCCCCTGGAACTGCTGGAGAGAAG GGTGATCCTGGACGCGCAGGTAGACCTGGTTCCCCTGGCTCAGCTGGAGATGTTGGACCAAAG GGAGAGAGGGGAAGTCCTGGATCACCCGGCTTTCCTGGACCAAAAGGAAACGCT GGACCATCTGGAATTCCTGGAGCCAAAGGCGAACTA GGGAGAAGAGGAGACTATGGGCAGAAGGGGTCACAAGGGCCAGATGGCGGGAAGGGCGAAAAG GGTGAAATGGGACAAGAGGGCCCAAGAGGATTTTCAGGAGAGATTGGTAACAAAGGGCCAAAG GGAGAGAATGGCTTGCAAGGACCTAGGGGACCACCGGGGGCAACAGGAGAGCCTGGGAGAAAT GGCACTAGAGGTGATCCTGGAGATGCTGGACCAAGAGGAGATCCTGGATCGTTAGGACCAAAC GGAGACCCCGGAAGACCTGGCTTCAGCTATCCAGGATCAAGGGGACAACCG GGTGACAGGGGAGAGAAGGGCAATCGTGGACCTCGTGGCAGCAGAGGAGACTGTGGTAAAAAGGGCCCATCTGGAAATAAAGGAACACCGGGAGAATCA GGTGAACCAGGGTCCATGGGGGAGCCTGGAGACAGAGGACCAGCAGGAGATCCTGGGCGTAAA GGTGGTCCTGGTCCAGAAGGAGATCCTGGCCTCACT GAATGCGATGTCATGAACTACGTCAGAGAGACCTGCGGCTGCTGTG ATTGTGAGAAACGTTGTGGACCCCTGGACATTGTGTTTGTTATTGACAGCTCAGAGTCTGTGGGTCTAACCAACTTCACCCTGGAGAAGAACTTTGTCATCAACACCATAAACAGACTGGGATCCTTTGCCAATGACCCTGGTTCAGAGCTAG GCACACGGGTTGGAGTTGTTCAGTACAGCCATAATGGGACCTTCCAGGCAATCCTGCCCAATGACCCCAGGATCAACTCACTGACTGCTTTCAAG GAAGCAGTGAAGCGTCTAGACTGGATTGCAGGAGGTACGTGGACTCCATCTGCTCTGAAGTTCGCCTACGACACCCTAATCAGGGACACCCGCAGAGCCAAAGCCAATGTCACCGTTGTTGTCCTTACTGACGGACGCTTTGACCCGAGAGATGACGAAAATCTGCTCAACTACCTGTGCAG GCGCCCCGGTATTGATGTGAATGCCATTGGTATCGGAGACATGTTTGAGCAGATGGAGGAGAATGAGAGTCTGAAGAGCATCGCCTGCAATCAGGACAGTAAAGTGTTGAAAATGAAACGCTTTGTAGACCTTGTGGCCGAGGAGTTCATTGACAAGATTGAAACTGTGCTCTGCCCAG ATCCTACCATTGTATGCCCAGATCTGCCTTGTAAATCAG AGCCTGCTGTGGCTAGTTGTGTTCAGCGGCCAGTGGATGTGGTATTCCTTTTGGATGGTTCTGAGAGAATGGGTCAGGAGAACCACCGCAGGGCCAAAGAGTTCGTGGAGAAAGTGGCTCAACATCTCATTCTGGCCAACGGGCCGTCAGACGAGAGGAATGCCCGCTTGGCTTTGCTGCAGTACGGCAGCACTGCAGAACATAAAGTGGAGTTCGAGCTCACACATGATCTCACTGTGATCTTAGATTCATTGGCAGCCATGAACTACTTGGAATCCTCTTCTGCTTTGGGCAGTGCCATCATCCAAACTGTCAACAACGTGGTGATAAATAAG GTACGCCGCAGCGCTGAAGTGGCCTTTGTGTTCATTTCTGATGGGACTACTGGCGGGGATCAGCTGGATGAAGGAGTCACCGCCATGAGGAGAGCGGGAGGTGTTCCCACAGTGATCTCCATGGGAAGTGATGCAAACGAAGAGGTGCTGCGCAAATTGGCACTCGGGGACATGTCGGCCATCTTTAAAGGAGCTGACTACACCATGCTGAACACACCTTCATTCTTTGAGCGCTTTATCCGCTGGATATGCTAG
- the LOC142399286 gene encoding D-serine dehydratase, translating into MEGEPLSALCTPALVVDVDKVKRNAERMMERCQKLGVQLRPHMKTHKTLECADIMTAGSRRCMVVSTLAEACFYADHGFDDILYAYALPFDKVERCAALSERLDLFQVLLDHPDALEQLKRRPLKGGRQWHVWLKLDCGNGRAGVLHSEPEALILAQAIAETEGVELTGVYAHCGNTYSCRGVEQIQTVAQETTSFTLQFMEKLKAIGITCKSSIGSTPSCSHPVKDMAKLSEVHPGNYVFYDVQQSMIGSCCLDDVAVRVLTRVIGHSPHRNQLLVDCGWTGISLDGAGKLPTGYAVIEGHPDLKLLSMTQEHGRVEPISGSLDYSKYPLGSLLTLIPYHSCATATMHPVYHVHSEGRLLGKWTPTRGW; encoded by the exons ATGGAGGGGGAGCCCCTGTCAGCCCTGTGTACCCCTGCTCTGGTGGTGGATGTggacaaagtgaaaagaaaCGCTGAGAGGATGATGGAACGGTGTCAGAAACTGGGGGTCCAGCTTCGCCCACATATGAAGACCCACAAAACACT TGAGTGTGCTGACATAATGACGGCTGGATCCCGGAGGTGCATGGTGGTTTCCACACTGGCAGAGGCCTGTTTCTATGCCGACCATGGATTTGATGACATCCTCTATGCATACGCTCTTCCTTTTGACAAG GTAGAGCGCTGTGCAGCCCTGTCAGAGAGGCTGGATCTCTTCCAAGTGTTATTGGATCATCCTGATGCTCTGGAGCAGCTCAAAAGGAGGCCCCTTAAAGGTGGTCGGCAGTGGCACGTCTGGCTGAAACTTGACTGTGGCAACGGGAGAG cTGGCGTTCTACACTCGGAGCCTGAGGCGCTCATATTGGCCCAAGCCATCGCTGAGACGGAGGGCGTGGAGCTAACGGGAGTCTATGCCCACTGCGGGAACACCTACAGCTGCAGAGGAGTGGAGCAAATACAGACTGTCGCCCAAGAAACCACTAGTTTTACTCTGCAGTTCATGGAAAA ACTGAAGGCTATTGGCATAACATGCAAGTCCAGCATTGGCTCTACCCCTTCCTGTAGTCATCCAGTCAAAGACATGGCAAAGCTGAGCGAGGTGCATCCTGGAAACTACGTCTTCTACG ATGTGCAGCAGTCTATGATTGGCTCCTGCTGCCTGGATGATGTGGCTGTGAGGGTTTTGACAAGAGTCATAGGACACAGTCCACACAGGAACCAGCTCCTGGTGGACTGTGGATGGACTGGAATCAG TTTGGATGGAGCTGGAAAACTTCCCACAGGATACGCCGTAATCGAAGGACATCCGGACCTCAA GTTGTTGTCTATGACTCAGGAGCATGGAAGAGTGGAACCCATCTCAGGATCACTGGACTACAGCAAATACCCTCTGGGCTCTTTGCTCACATTGATACCCTATCAT TCATGTGCAACCGCCACGATGCACCCCGTGTATCACGTGCATTCTGAGGGTCGTCTGCTGGGGAAGTGGACACCCACTCGTGGGTGGTGA